Proteins encoded by one window of Chromobacterium violaceum ATCC 12472:
- a CDS encoding PAAR domain-containing protein translates to MKPVIRLGDPTSHGGKVVSASSTTTMFGKAVALVGDSVTCPQQGHTNCVIVEGDPTWTVGGKGVALDGHAVSCGAKLISTLGSVMRSYEGSGAAIVGAAASTSAAIQLAESKDEDLEYFFVAQRDDGSPAKLAYRIDSGDEKLHEGELCGEGKTSAFPMNKAGEPTFWIPMV, encoded by the coding sequence ATGAAACCCGTTATTCGATTGGGCGATCCCACCAGCCACGGCGGCAAAGTGGTCAGCGCCTCCAGCACCACCACCATGTTCGGCAAGGCTGTCGCCTTGGTAGGCGATTCGGTCACCTGCCCGCAACAGGGCCATACCAATTGCGTGATTGTGGAAGGCGATCCCACCTGGACGGTGGGCGGCAAAGGCGTGGCGCTGGATGGCCACGCCGTCAGCTGCGGCGCCAAGCTGATCAGCACGCTCGGCTCTGTGATGCGCAGCTATGAGGGGAGCGGCGCGGCAATCGTTGGGGCGGCGGCCAGCACCTCAGCAGCAATCCAGCTGGCCGAGAGCAAGGACGAGGACTTGGAATACTTCTTCGTGGCGCAGCGTGACGATGGCTCGCCTGCGAAACTGGCCTACCGCATCGACAGCGGGGACGAAAAACTGCATGAGGGGGAGCTTTGCGGTGAAGGCAAAACCTCCGCATTCCCGATGAACAAGGCTGGCGAGCCAACGTTTTGGATTCCGATGGTATGA
- a CDS encoding phage tail assembly protein, protein MDKIKLQYPFTNAAGQHIEALDIQRLKRADLKAASRHSPDDADQEDFLFARMTGLTLEDIDQLDIADSKALSDCFRQMLGIGDQPAAAG, encoded by the coding sequence ATGGACAAGATCAAGCTGCAGTACCCGTTCACCAACGCCGCCGGCCAGCACATCGAGGCGCTGGACATCCAGCGCCTGAAGCGTGCGGACCTGAAAGCGGCCAGCCGTCACAGCCCGGATGACGCCGACCAGGAAGACTTCCTGTTTGCCCGCATGACCGGCCTGACGCTGGAAGATATCGACCAGCTGGACATCGCCGACAGCAAGGCATTGTCCGATTGTTTTCGCCAAATGTTGGGCATCGGAGACCAGCCTGCAGCCGCTGGATGA